In Thermoanaerobacterium xylanolyticum LX-11, the genomic window TGGGTGATGCTGCTTCGGTTTCAAAGCTTGTATGTGATAAGCTAAAAGGTTCTTATGTGCCTTATGCAGAGGACAGAGGTACATATAGAGTCGTATATGAAAATGTAGTGCTGGATTTCACGCAAATTAGAGGGGAAAATATAGATGAAGATTTGATTCATAGGGACTTTACGATAAATGCGATGGCAATAAGGCTAAATGATTTTTTTGATGTAGACTTGATAGTAGATCCTTTAGGAGGGTTAAAGGATTTAAGAGAAAAGAAGATAAAATGCGTAGGGAAAAGTTCCTTCGATGATGACCCTTTAAGGATGCTTAGAGCTATTAGATTTGCAGCCAAATACAATTTTTCTATAGATGAGGATTCCAAAAATCTTATAAGAGAAAAAGCCGATTTGATTAAGAACGTTTCTTCAGAAAGGATCATGAGTGAAATATATTCTATACTTAAGTCAAAGGAGTCATTTAAATACTTACAAATGATGGACGAGCTGGGGTTAATCGATGCGCTTTTTCCTGAGATAGCTGAGATGAAAGAGATAGGCAAGTGTTATTATCAGGTTTTGGACTCATGGCATCATTCCATAAAGACGATAGAAGAATATGAAACAATTGTAAATGAGCTCAGATTTCCTTCAGATATAGAAAATTTGGTCAAAAAGTACCTTGATAAAGATCTTTCCTCAGGAAACAAGCTAAAAGATGTATTGAAACTTGCTGCAATGTTTCATGAAATCGGCAAAAAAGATGCTATTTACATAGATTCTGATAATAGGCTTCAGTTTTACAATCATGATGTAAAAGGAGAAAAAATTGTTGCAGATATAGCTAAGAGATTAAAACTGGCGAAAAAAGAAGCATCTCTGATAAAGAAGATGGTTTTGTACCACGTAAATCCATTTTTACTTTACATAGATGGGACTGGAAACAAAGCATTGTTTAAGTTTTTTTCTGACCTTGAAGAAAATGCTATAGGGTGTTTGCTTTTGTCGTTAGCTGATATTACTTCGTCTATGAAAGGACAAGGCAGGTTGAATGAAGCTTCATGCTATAGGAATTTTATAACAAAGCTATTAAGAAGGTACATGGACTTTGAAAAGACGAAGACACCACTTCTTACGCCGCTTGATATAATAGTCAATTTCGATCTTAAAGATTATAAGCTTTTAAATCAAATACTATACGAATTGAGAAAGAATCAATTTTACGGTGAAATAGAAAGCAGAGAAGACGCAGTAAAATTTGTAGAGGAAAGAATGAAGATGGAGAAAATATAGTTGACAATACATTTGCGGTAAAGTATATTATTATGTAATGATGTAAATAATATATAAAAAGGCAATGAAGGGAAGAGTAGAAAGGAATTTCTCTTAAAGAGAGCTGGGTTAAGGTGAAAGCCAGTAGGGAATGAACTTTTGAACATGGACCTTGAGCTTCAAAGCTGAAATTAAGTAGGCTTTGGCGGGATTTCCCGTTACAGAGTAGGAGTGTGACAGCACTTTATGAGGCATACGGCCGTGAGGCGTATGTGAAAAGGGTGGTAGCGCGATCAAACTCGCCCCTTAATGGGAGGCGGGTTTTTTTACGCCTTAAAATAAATTTAGATGAGGAGGATTTTTATGGCGAAGACTTTTTACATTACAACACCTATATATTATCCAAGCGATAAGCTACATATAGGTCATTCTTATACGACTGTTGCTGCAGATGCGATGGCTCGCTTCAAAAGGCTTACAGGCTATGATGTGATGTTTTTGACAGGAACAGAC contains:
- a CDS encoding CCA tRNA nucleotidyltransferase, with amino-acid sequence MGILINRLKRILSDEAEKVYIVGGTIRDRILNVNISDYDFAVLGDAASVSKLVCDKLKGSYVPYAEDRGTYRVVYENVVLDFTQIRGENIDEDLIHRDFTINAMAIRLNDFFDVDLIVDPLGGLKDLREKKIKCVGKSSFDDDPLRMLRAIRFAAKYNFSIDEDSKNLIREKADLIKNVSSERIMSEIYSILKSKESFKYLQMMDELGLIDALFPEIAEMKEIGKCYYQVLDSWHHSIKTIEEYETIVNELRFPSDIENLVKKYLDKDLSSGNKLKDVLKLAAMFHEIGKKDAIYIDSDNRLQFYNHDVKGEKIVADIAKRLKLAKKEASLIKKMVLYHVNPFLLYIDGTGNKALFKFFSDLEENAIGCLLLSLADITSSMKGQGRLNEASCYRNFITKLLRRYMDFEKTKTPLLTPLDIIVNFDLKDYKLLNQILYELRKNQFYGEIESREDAVKFVEERMKMEKI